The Campylobacter sp. genome contains the following window.
CCGGAAGGTTACGCCGCAGCAAAGCTAGTAAAGGCGGGCTTTCGCTCCAATAATCTCGATCCTAATGCTCGCCAGTGCATGGCCAGCGCCGTCGTAGGCTTTATGCAAACCTTTGGCATCGACGAGCCTGCGGGCGTTTTCGACGATATCGAGCTAACCGATACCATCATCGCTTGGGGCGCGAATATGGCTGAGATGCACCCTATCCTTTGGTCTCGCGTCTCCGACCACAAGCTTCGCAACCCGGACCGCGTAAAAGTTATAAATCTCTCGACATACTCTAGCCGCACTTCAAACATCGCCGATATTGAAATTATATTCCGTCCGAATACCGATTTAGCGATATGGAACTACATAGCAAGGGAGATCGTCTACAACCACCCGGATATGATAGATGGGAAATTTATTAAAGAGCACTGCGTGTTCGCTACAGGCCCTGTGGATATCGGCTACGGCTTGCGAGAAGATATAAATCATAAAAAATACCGCAAAACCGAGCTTGACACCGCGGCCAAGCAAAAATCTAAAATTCTAAGCAAATCCGAGGGCGTTACCTTAGCATATCTGGGTATGAAAGAGGGCGACGTACTCGAAAACAAACACTCTGACAAATCAGATGCTCACTGGCTCATAAGCTTCGAAGAATTTAAAAAAGCGCTGGAGCCTTACACGTTAGAATTTGTAGCGCCTTTGGCCAAGGGTGACGAAAGTGAGGATTTAGAGGCGTTTAAGACCAAGCTAAAGCAGCTGGCAGATTTTTATATAGAAAAAGATCGCAAAGTAGTAAGCTTTTGGACGATGGGCTTTAATCAGCACTCAAGAGGAACTTGGGTCAATGAGCAAAGTTACATGGTACATTTCCTTCTTGGCAAGCAAGCTAAGCCCGGCTGTGGAGCGTTTTCGCTTACCGGTCAGCCTAGCGCTTGCGGCACGGCTAGAGAGGTGGGCACGTTTTCTCACCGCCTACCTGCCGATATGGTCGTGGCAAATCCGGCACACAGAAAGGTTTCCGAAAAAATTTGGAAGCTTCCCGAGGGTACGATAAATCCAAAACCGGGCGCACATTATGTACAGGCTCTGCGCAATCTCGAAGACGGCAAGATAAAATGGCTATGGGTGCAGGTAAATAACCCATGGCAGCAGATCGCCAATGCAAATCACTGGATCGCCGCGGCGCGCGAGATGGACAACTTCATCGTAGTAAGCGAGCCGTATCCAGGGCTAAGCGCGAAAGTAGCCGATCTAATCCTACCAACCGCAATGATCTATGAAAAATGGGGCGCATACGGCAATGCCGAGCGTAGAACTCAGTGGTGGAGACAGCAGGTCCTTCCTGTGGGCGATGCGATGAGTGATACGTGGCAGATGTTAGAGTTTTCCAAGCGCTTCAAACTCAAGGATTTCTGGGGCGAGGTTAAAGTAAATGATAAGCTTACGTTACCAAGTGTCTTAGATAAAATTTCAGAATTCGGCTATACGCCAGAGACTACACTATTTGAAGTGCTCTTTGCAAACAAAGACGCTCAGGCTTTCGCGGCAAAAGATCCGATTATGGCAAATTTCGATAACTCCGAAGTAAGCGGCGATTCCCGCGCCGTAATCGGCAGCGACGGTAAAGAATTTAAAGGCTATGGCTTTTTCGTCCAAAAATATCTCTGGGAAGAATACCGCAAATTCGGCACCGGTCACGGACACGATTTAGCTGATTTCGATACATATCACCGAGTGCGCGGTCTTAGATGGCCGGTCGTAGACGGCAAAGAAACACTTTGGCGCTTTAACGCCCAATACGATCCTTATGCCAAAAAAGCGGCTCCGGATAGCGACTTCGCCTTCTATGGCAACGCCAAAGCGGCGCTTCCTAGCGGCGATCTGAAATCTGCTACTTCAGGCGAAGAGAAAACAAGCCTTGCCAATAAAGCTAAAATTTTCTTCCGTCCATATATGGATCCTGTAGAAGTGCCAAGCGAGGAATATCCTTTCTGGCTATGTACGGGTCGCGTACTGGAGCACTGGCATACGGGCACTATGACTATGCGCGTACCGGAGCTTTATCGCGCGGTGCCTGAGGCAAGATGCTATATGAACGAAGCCGACGGCGCCAAAATCGGCGTACAACAAAACGAGATCGTCTGGATCGAGTCGCGCCGCGGCAAGGTAAAAGCGCGCGTGGACTTCCACGGACGTAATATTCCGCCGAAAGGGCTTATTTTCGTGCCGTTTTTTGACGAGAAGGTTTATATCAACCGCGTCACGCTCGATCATACCTGCCCGCTTTCAAAAGAGACCGACTATAAAAAATGCGCGGTTAAAATTTACAAGGCGTAAATTATGGATAGGCGTGAGGTCTTAGGTATTCTTTCTTTAGCTGCGGGCGTAGGCGTTCTGGGGCTCGGAGTCGCAAACTCCGGCGAGCACGCCAGACTCCGCCCGCCCGGAGCTATAAGCGAGAAAGAATTTCTTAGCAAATGCCTAAGGTGCGGACTTTGTGTCGAGGCATGCCCGTTTGATACGCTTAAGCTTGCGAGCTTTTGCGATCATGCTATTGCAAACGGCACGCCGTTTTTCATCCCGCGCGAAATTCCGTGCTATATGTGCGACGACATACCTTGCGTCGCGGCCTGTCCTAGCGACGCACTAGATAAAAGCCTGGTAAGCGAAGACTCCAAGCTTAACGTGCGTCTATCTAAAATGGGCGTTGCGGTCATAGATACCGAGCATTGCATCGCTTACGCCGGTATCCAATGCGACGCGTGCGTGCGAAACTGCCCCGTAATGGACAAGGCGCTTAGGATCGATTATCGTCACAACAACCGCACCGAAAAGCACGCCCTACTCGTGCCCGTCGTAGATAGCGACTACTGCACGGGTTGCGGTAAGTGCGAGCATGCCTGCGTCACAAAAAAGGCGGCTATCAGCGTCGTGGAGCGCGAGCGCGTCATAGGAATTTCCAGCGATAACTACGTCAAGGGCTGGATCAAGGGCGACGACGCGAAGCTAAAGGACGCAGACACCAAAATCAAGCTCGATCCGCAAAAGAGTAAGGATTACTTAAACGAGGACGATCTAATGGAAGGGGCTAGGCAATGAAATACACTATTTTAAGGCGTTTGAGCCAAATTTCTATTCTAGTCCTTTTTATTTTAGGAAATAATTTCGCCTTCAAAGCCGCGAGCGAAAACGGAATTTTATCAGGAATTCTAAAGGGCAATCTAAGCTCGTCGAAACTTTTCGGCACGATTAATCTAAGCGATCCGTTTGCGACGGCGCAGATGCTGTTAGCTAGCTTTTCTTTGGGCGCTACGGCGGTTATCGGAGCGCTTATCGTAGGAGCATTTTATGCGCTTATAGCGCCGCGATTATATTGCTCGTGGGTTTGCCCGATAAATTTACTAACCGATCTTGCCGCGTGGCTTCGTAAAAAATTTGGCGTGCACACCAAATTTTTAAACGTAAATCGCAAAGCTCGCTACGTCCTAGTGGTGTTAGCGCTTGTTTGCAGCGGAGCTTTCGGTTTTGCGGCGTTTGAGAGCGTAAATTTTATCTCTCTTTTCGCGCGCGCCGCCATATCGCTGAGTGCCAGTGCGTTTGCAATCGCGCTACTGATCGTGGTTTTTGAAATTTTTGCAGGCGATCGCACTATCTGCTCGCGGCTATGCCCGCTCGGCGGAT
Protein-coding sequences here:
- the napG gene encoding ferredoxin-type protein NapG produces the protein MDRREVLGILSLAAGVGVLGLGVANSGEHARLRPPGAISEKEFLSKCLRCGLCVEACPFDTLKLASFCDHAIANGTPFFIPREIPCYMCDDIPCVAACPSDALDKSLVSEDSKLNVRLSKMGVAVIDTEHCIAYAGIQCDACVRNCPVMDKALRIDYRHNNRTEKHALLVPVVDSDYCTGCGKCEHACVTKKAAISVVERERVIGISSDNYVKGWIKGDDAKLKDADTKIKLDPQKSKDYLNEDDLMEGARQ
- the napH gene encoding quinol dehydrogenase ferredoxin subunit NapH; the protein is MKYTILRRLSQISILVLFILGNNFAFKAASENGILSGILKGNLSSSKLFGTINLSDPFATAQMLLASFSLGATAVIGALIVGAFYALIAPRLYCSWVCPINLLTDLAAWLRKKFGVHTKFLNVNRKARYVLVVLALVCSGAFGFAAFESVNFISLFARAAISLSASAFAIALLIVVFEIFAGDRTICSRLCPLGGFWAALSYFSVIRVRHEVDKCTMCGKCKMVCPEVQVLKMVGRENGRVSSECISCGRCIDVCDDNALNFSILGVKK
- the napA gene encoding nitrate reductase catalytic subunit NapA, yielding MDRRDFIKSSAAAAACSVAGISLPSSLSAAEEAEKGWRWDKAACRFCGTGCGIMVATKDGKIVAVKGDPLAPVNRGLNCIKGYFNAKIMYGADRITKPLLRVNSKGEFDKKGKFIEISWQRAFDEMEKHFRRAYNEGGPEGFAVLGSGQYTIPEGYAAAKLVKAGFRSNNLDPNARQCMASAVVGFMQTFGIDEPAGVFDDIELTDTIIAWGANMAEMHPILWSRVSDHKLRNPDRVKVINLSTYSSRTSNIADIEIIFRPNTDLAIWNYIAREIVYNHPDMIDGKFIKEHCVFATGPVDIGYGLREDINHKKYRKTELDTAAKQKSKILSKSEGVTLAYLGMKEGDVLENKHSDKSDAHWLISFEEFKKALEPYTLEFVAPLAKGDESEDLEAFKTKLKQLADFYIEKDRKVVSFWTMGFNQHSRGTWVNEQSYMVHFLLGKQAKPGCGAFSLTGQPSACGTAREVGTFSHRLPADMVVANPAHRKVSEKIWKLPEGTINPKPGAHYVQALRNLEDGKIKWLWVQVNNPWQQIANANHWIAAAREMDNFIVVSEPYPGLSAKVADLILPTAMIYEKWGAYGNAERRTQWWRQQVLPVGDAMSDTWQMLEFSKRFKLKDFWGEVKVNDKLTLPSVLDKISEFGYTPETTLFEVLFANKDAQAFAAKDPIMANFDNSEVSGDSRAVIGSDGKEFKGYGFFVQKYLWEEYRKFGTGHGHDLADFDTYHRVRGLRWPVVDGKETLWRFNAQYDPYAKKAAPDSDFAFYGNAKAALPSGDLKSATSGEEKTSLANKAKIFFRPYMDPVEVPSEEYPFWLCTGRVLEHWHTGTMTMRVPELYRAVPEARCYMNEADGAKIGVQQNEIVWIESRRGKVKARVDFHGRNIPPKGLIFVPFFDEKVYINRVTLDHTCPLSKETDYKKCAVKIYKA